Proteins encoded within one genomic window of Prochlorococcus marinus str. MIT 9515:
- the nth gene encoding endonuclease III, producing MKKSERAEIILKELNKLYPSPPIPLDHTNAFTLLVAVVLSAQSTDKKVNELTKKLFKVADTPQKMVELGVSKIYEYIKQLGLSNQKSKNIYLLSKLIVNKFNYQVPNSFEDLESLPGVGHKTASVIMSQVFNIPSFPVDTHIHRLSQRWGLTKGDNVRQTEKDLKNLFPISEWNKLHLQIIFYGREFCTARGCDGTKCLMCRTLYPNRKKKFVCKKP from the coding sequence ATGAAAAAGAGTGAAAGAGCAGAAATAATTCTTAAAGAACTAAATAAACTATATCCATCACCACCAATTCCTCTTGATCATACTAATGCATTTACTCTTCTTGTTGCAGTGGTATTAAGTGCCCAGTCAACAGATAAGAAAGTTAATGAATTAACTAAGAAATTATTCAAAGTCGCAGATACTCCGCAAAAAATGGTAGAACTTGGTGTTTCTAAAATTTATGAGTACATAAAACAATTAGGTCTATCAAACCAAAAATCTAAAAATATTTACCTTTTATCAAAATTAATAGTCAATAAATTTAATTATCAAGTACCTAATTCCTTCGAAGATCTTGAATCACTTCCAGGAGTTGGCCATAAAACTGCTTCAGTTATTATGTCTCAAGTCTTTAATATCCCCTCTTTCCCTGTTGATACACATATACATCGTTTATCTCAAAGATGGGGTCTTACAAAAGGAGATAATGTAAGGCAAACAGAGAAAGACCTTAAAAATTTATTTCCAATCTCAGAGTGGAATAAATTGCATTTACAAATTATCTTTTACGGAAGAGAATTTTGTACGGCAAGAGGATGTGATGGAACAAAATGCTTAATGTGCAGAACATTATATCCTAATAGAAAAAAGAAATTTGTATGTAAAAAGCCTTAA
- a CDS encoding ferritin produces the protein MIENNLKANKLINLGPSGRAVAQQMDAELLDNFYDHLTMERYANVQYFSIYLWFQERDLDGFASYFLREAQDEMEHAYKFANYFIARGQTVTLKDLPAPIQTWDSIEDLISYSFNMEADLTSSLQQLYSIAERISDTRSNVFLDPIIEAQTKSEDEFAHILGKVKFAENQPSAILLIDTELKKK, from the coding sequence ATGATTGAGAATAATTTAAAAGCAAACAAATTAATTAATTTGGGTCCTTCTGGAAGAGCTGTTGCTCAGCAAATGGATGCTGAGTTGCTGGACAACTTCTATGATCATCTAACGATGGAAAGATATGCAAATGTTCAATATTTTTCTATTTACTTATGGTTCCAAGAAAGAGATTTAGATGGCTTTGCCTCTTACTTCCTCCGTGAAGCTCAGGATGAGATGGAACATGCCTATAAATTCGCTAATTATTTTATAGCTCGTGGCCAAACCGTAACCTTGAAAGATTTACCTGCACCAATTCAAACATGGGATTCAATTGAAGACTTAATATCTTATTCATTCAATATGGAGGCTGATTTAACATCTTCATTACAACAGCTATATTCAATTGCAGAGAGAATTTCAGATACGAGAAGCAATGTTTTCCTTGACCCGATTATTGAAGCCCAAACAAAATCTGAAGATGAATTTGCTCATATACTAGGAAAAGTTAAATTTGCGGAGAATCAACCTTCTGCAATTCTCTTGATTGATACTGAATTAAAGAAAAAATAA
- a CDS encoding Rieske 2Fe-2S domain-containing protein, with protein sequence MENKQINFFKAKDINTVLKPYKKGTVVNIDNFEARERQKELKTGLYGWYAICPSNVLKKNKIHYFSLFDEPLLLFRDNKNNVRCIKNICPHRGASFYGGSISNGELTCPYHGARFSSEGNCQNIDSITCRHIVDNNYDNYAKRIHLSQYKTVEEDNYIFIYFSDKSEMDLNNIKEEPSISNYELISNGFSIEDSVSEEVLVDFKCDWSRIIENHLDILHIFWVHGDTIPDKEVNKNVLVSFNQKININPNYIESIYFYKKNPTKEFIRIKYIPPGRILIYKGDPAVSRYVQVLDHIPLGENKARVIVRHYRKFLKNKLLNNLILFKENQKKIFYKIFNEDYMILKTQTYNHKMGLIKNDEIKLLGEDRMINYFWNWYKKSEEKDTPWKYINNKELNVYDEIIFKYPPEIKKLEVINNINIIRKAFIRYAAPLIFLLLII encoded by the coding sequence ATGGAAAATAAGCAAATTAATTTTTTTAAAGCTAAAGATATTAATACCGTTTTAAAACCTTATAAAAAGGGTACTGTAGTTAATATCGATAACTTTGAGGCGAGAGAAAGACAAAAAGAATTAAAGACAGGTTTATATGGATGGTATGCAATTTGCCCTTCAAATGTACTTAAGAAAAATAAGATTCATTATTTCTCCTTATTTGATGAACCTCTTCTTCTATTTAGAGACAATAAAAATAATGTAAGATGTATCAAAAATATTTGTCCCCATAGGGGGGCCTCTTTTTATGGTGGATCAATTTCTAATGGAGAATTAACTTGCCCATACCATGGAGCAAGATTCAGTTCTGAAGGTAATTGTCAGAATATTGATAGCATAACTTGTAGACATATTGTTGATAATAATTATGATAATTATGCTAAGAGGATACACTTATCTCAATACAAAACAGTAGAAGAGGATAACTACATTTTTATATATTTTTCCGATAAGTCTGAGATGGATTTGAATAATATTAAAGAAGAGCCATCAATTAGTAATTATGAATTAATTAGTAACGGATTTTCTATTGAAGACTCAGTATCAGAAGAGGTTTTAGTTGATTTTAAATGTGATTGGTCAAGAATAATTGAAAATCATTTAGATATTCTTCACATATTTTGGGTACATGGAGATACAATTCCAGATAAAGAAGTAAATAAAAATGTTTTGGTAAGTTTTAATCAGAAAATAAATATCAATCCAAATTATATTGAAAGCATATATTTCTATAAAAAAAATCCAACAAAAGAATTTATAAGAATAAAGTATATTCCTCCAGGAAGAATTTTAATTTATAAGGGAGATCCAGCTGTTTCAAGGTATGTTCAAGTGCTTGATCATATCCCCTTAGGCGAAAATAAAGCAAGAGTAATTGTTAGACATTACAGGAAATTTCTTAAAAACAAATTACTTAATAACCTAATATTGTTTAAAGAAAATCAAAAAAAGATTTTTTATAAAATTTTTAATGAAGATTACATGATTCTTAAAACCCAGACTTACAATCATAAGATGGGATTAATAAAAAATGATGAGATAAAACTACTTGGTGAAGATAGAATGATTAATTATTTCTGGAATTGGTATAAAAAATCGGAAGAAAAGGATACTCCATGGAAATATATAAATAATAAAGAACTTAACGTTTATGATGAAATTATATTTAAATATCCTCCCGAAATTAAGAAATTAGAAGTAATTAATAATATCAATATAATAAGAAAAGCATTTATAAGATATGCTGCCCCACTTATCTTTTTACTGCTAATAATATAA
- the rfbF gene encoding glucose-1-phosphate cytidylyltransferase, whose amino-acid sequence MKAIILAGGMGTRLSEETLIKPKPMIEIGSRPILWHIMKIYSFYGINEFIICCGYKGFQIKQYFANYWINENDITCHIDQKKIEIHETKTESWKVTLIDTGESTETGGRLKRIAKYLNDEDVCMTYGDGLSDVNISELIKFHFAHNLPATITSVRPQARFGALKIGADGTTVEKFNEKPISEGGRINGGFFILNSRVFDEIDSDETKWEQEPLVKLAQQKKLKAFTHNGFWHPMDTLRDKNYLNTLWNENRAPWKIW is encoded by the coding sequence TTGAAAGCTATAATTCTTGCTGGAGGAATGGGTACTAGGTTAAGTGAAGAGACTCTCATAAAGCCAAAGCCCATGATTGAGATAGGAAGTAGACCTATACTTTGGCACATAATGAAGATATACAGTTTTTATGGTATTAATGAATTCATAATATGTTGTGGATATAAGGGCTTTCAAATAAAGCAATACTTTGCCAACTATTGGATTAATGAAAATGATATTACTTGTCATATTGATCAGAAAAAAATTGAAATTCATGAAACAAAAACTGAATCTTGGAAAGTTACACTTATCGATACAGGTGAATCTACTGAAACTGGTGGCCGATTAAAAAGAATTGCAAAATATCTCAATGACGAAGATGTTTGTATGACTTATGGTGATGGTTTATCAGATGTGAATATCTCTGAACTTATTAAATTTCACTTTGCTCATAATTTACCGGCTACTATAACCTCTGTTAGACCTCAAGCAAGATTCGGAGCATTAAAAATTGGGGCTGATGGTACTACCGTAGAAAAATTCAACGAAAAACCAATTAGTGAAGGTGGGAGAATAAATGGAGGATTTTTTATTTTAAATTCAAGGGTTTTTGATGAAATAGATTCAGACGAAACAAAATGGGAGCAAGAGCCTCTTGTTAAATTGGCACAACAAAAGAAACTAAAAGCATTTACTCATAATGGATTTTGGCATCCTATGGATACATTAAGAGATAAGAATTATCTAAATACATTATGGAATGAAAATAGAGCACCTTGGAAAATATGGTAA
- a CDS encoding NAD-dependent epimerase/dehydratase family protein has product MKLFITGANGTIGSELCKICYSNKIFNKIFLRKNSICNHKLYKEKLVLDDISEVNFEELRGTDVFVHLASAGVDQTKEADPNEIFDFNVLKSLELLLKAIKAGVKKFIIVGSFFEYGKTANLTNKDISVTDPLIPTSIYGASKAAFTSACIGLAYSYGVSVYILRPFYVYGENESKNRLYKSLLSKIKSGEDFHLTEGSQIRDFSSSEEMATLIFEEIFKIYKENEKKLKIKNLGSGRSMSIYEFAKKIWIENKAKGKLIKGSLPYRNNESMRSVPNLELIFEDDIK; this is encoded by the coding sequence ATGAAATTATTTATAACTGGTGCGAATGGGACTATTGGCTCTGAATTATGCAAAATTTGTTATTCAAATAAAATTTTCAATAAAATATTTCTTAGAAAAAATAGTATATGTAATCATAAACTGTATAAAGAAAAGTTAGTTCTTGATGATATATCTGAGGTTAATTTTGAAGAATTAAGAGGAACTGATGTTTTTGTCCATCTTGCTTCAGCTGGAGTTGATCAGACTAAAGAAGCTGATCCTAATGAAATTTTTGATTTTAATGTTTTAAAGTCATTAGAATTACTTTTAAAAGCAATAAAGGCAGGGGTAAAAAAATTCATCATAGTAGGTAGTTTTTTTGAATACGGGAAAACAGCTAATTTAACAAATAAAGATATTTCAGTTACAGATCCATTAATACCAACGAGTATTTATGGGGCAAGCAAAGCTGCATTTACTAGTGCCTGTATTGGGCTAGCGTATTCATATGGTGTATCCGTTTATATTCTTAGACCGTTTTATGTATATGGCGAAAACGAATCTAAAAACAGACTATATAAAAGCTTATTAAGTAAAATAAAAAGTGGAGAAGATTTTCATTTAACTGAAGGCTCTCAAATTAGAGATTTTTCAAGTAGTGAAGAAATGGCAACTTTGATTTTTGAAGAGATATTTAAAATTTACAAAGAAAATGAAAAGAAACTTAAAATAAAAAATCTAGGTAGCGGAAGATCAATGTCAATTTATGAATTCGCTAAAAAAATTTGGATAGAAAATAAAGCAAAAGGAAAACTAATAAAAGGTTCTTTGCCCTATAGAAATAATGAATCAATGCGAAGTGTGCCTAATCTTGAACTAATTTTTGAAGATGATATTAAATAA
- a CDS encoding Crp/Fnr family transcriptional regulator, translating to MNFRTYGEFSSKTVRIITGQSVLIDPSSRPKGTCLEVESGIARVYCPCEETEGMTLAFLQSGDQLRTDLLCSEGVCVEALTDLSFHSNVNISENIGFDAVNEWTLQLLRIRHLGNAEQRLQALFSILVNRLGRRCGQWCELPFRLTHERIGELIGSTRVTSTRLISKLRSSELLIAPIGTQTVSVAPSFIESSPL from the coding sequence ATGAATTTCCGCACTTATGGGGAGTTCTCATCTAAGACAGTAAGAATAATAACTGGTCAGTCAGTTCTTATAGATCCATCATCAAGACCAAAAGGTACCTGTCTTGAAGTCGAGAGTGGAATTGCAAGAGTATATTGCCCTTGCGAAGAAACAGAGGGTATGACTCTTGCTTTTTTACAGTCAGGAGATCAATTAAGAACCGATTTATTATGTAGTGAAGGGGTTTGTGTAGAAGCTTTAACCGACTTATCATTTCATAGTAATGTAAACATTTCTGAAAATATTGGATTTGATGCTGTTAATGAGTGGACTCTTCAACTCCTAAGAATTAGACATTTAGGCAATGCTGAACAAAGATTACAAGCTCTTTTCTCAATATTAGTAAACCGTTTAGGAAGAAGATGTGGTCAATGGTGTGAATTACCTTTTAGACTTACTCATGAAAGGATAGGAGAATTAATAGGGTCAACAAGAGTAACTTCAACCAGATTAATTTCTAAACTACGTTCATCAGAGTTGTTAATAGCACCAATTGGAACTCAGACAGTAAGTGTAGCCCCTTCTTTTATTGAATCCTCACCTCTATAA
- a CDS encoding ABC transporter ATP-binding protein yields the protein MTKEALIIDDLHHKYTNQKISNWILNAINLKIESGELLGLLGPSGCGKTTLLRLIAGFEYPYKGRIILNNKEISTRNNILTPERRNIGMVFQDYALFPHLTVLENAMFGLKDKKNKSRVNFLINTVGLDKFTNRYPHELSGGQKQRLAIARALAPGANFILLDEPFCSLDMHVKLKLRSELPNILRNCNASGLMVTHDPEEAMSICHKVAVMNEGKIHQVDSPIKLLRNPKTLFVSSFILGNNILKLKKNENSYSCCLGSLKTSYLKKNKNFKYMSISPKFIDIQKSKDGDAKIVSKEFLGEYFIYKLAFSGETLRVKTNIDNSFNVGDNCFLSITKDSFCFIYPGAHKVFI from the coding sequence GTGACAAAAGAGGCGTTAATAATTGATGATCTACATCATAAATATACTAATCAAAAAATTTCAAATTGGATATTAAATGCAATTAATTTGAAAATTGAAAGTGGTGAATTATTAGGTCTTCTCGGACCTTCTGGTTGTGGGAAAACTACTCTTTTAAGGTTAATAGCAGGATTTGAATATCCTTATAAAGGAAGAATTATTTTAAATAACAAAGAAATTTCAACTAGAAATAATATATTAACTCCAGAAAGAAGAAATATTGGAATGGTTTTTCAAGATTATGCACTGTTCCCACATTTAACTGTTTTAGAAAATGCAATGTTTGGTTTAAAAGATAAAAAAAATAAATCTAGAGTAAATTTTCTAATAAATACTGTTGGGCTTGATAAATTTACTAATAGGTATCCACATGAATTATCAGGAGGACAAAAACAGAGGCTCGCTATTGCTAGAGCTCTAGCACCTGGAGCTAACTTTATATTATTAGATGAACCATTTTGTAGTCTTGATATGCACGTAAAATTAAAATTGAGAAGTGAGCTTCCAAATATTCTTAGAAACTGTAATGCTAGTGGCTTAATGGTCACACATGATCCAGAAGAAGCAATGTCTATTTGCCATAAGGTTGCAGTAATGAATGAAGGTAAAATACATCAAGTTGACTCACCTATAAAACTATTAAGAAACCCAAAAACACTTTTTGTAAGTAGTTTCATTCTTGGTAACAATATTCTTAAACTCAAAAAAAATGAAAACTCTTACTCGTGTTGCTTAGGATCATTAAAAACTTCGTATTTAAAAAAAAATAAAAATTTCAAATATATGTCAATATCTCCAAAATTTATTGATATTCAAAAATCTAAAGATGGTGACGCGAAAATTGTTTCAAAAGAATTCTTGGGTGAGTATTTTATTTATAAATTAGCTTTTTCAGGTGAAACTTTAAGGGTAAAAACGAATATAGATAATAGTTTTAATGTTGGTGACAATTGTTTTTTAAGTATTACTAAAGATAGCTTTTGTTTTATATATCCAGGAGCACATAAAGTTTTTATTTAG
- a CDS encoding glycosyltransferase gives MENAINIQFIIPTYNEEHNINSLFDTLSIMKKEVEKQYLSDKFNWSLLVADNASNDKTLETLDFNGKKFENLEILPFYKNYGFSFSTSYLLHKSSGDICILIPADGQIPIEIVIRGIVNSIDSNTNTLFVRAPETKSNYLGINIINNFKKLFYLMINKFNEETPKGFFGMGVYLGNSLKPVRELPKGFVPFQIRTVLPSLLEDYSILKFRELDRSQGKSGFNLSSYANEALSILIRSEYISRYAVKFIILSIFFLLFAGSLIVFLIKLFIPGAIIPGFTSIILLVLTSSMLNIISIYFIAIRLEKILLMPSNYSPRIKKIK, from the coding sequence ATGGAAAATGCAATTAATATTCAATTCATCATTCCAACCTATAACGAGGAACACAACATAAATTCTTTATTTGATACGTTATCGATAATGAAAAAAGAAGTAGAAAAACAATATCTCTCAGATAAGTTTAATTGGTCTTTGTTAGTAGCAGATAATGCAAGTAATGATAAAACACTTGAAACTCTGGATTTCAATGGTAAGAAGTTTGAAAATCTAGAAATTCTTCCATTCTACAAAAACTATGGATTTTCTTTTTCTACTTCATATCTACTGCACAAATCTTCAGGAGATATTTGTATCCTCATTCCTGCTGATGGACAAATACCTATTGAAATTGTTATTAGAGGAATAGTTAATTCTATTGATAGCAATACCAATACTTTATTTGTAAGGGCCCCAGAAACTAAATCAAATTATCTTGGGATAAATATCATTAATAATTTCAAAAAATTGTTTTATTTGATGATAAATAAGTTTAATGAGGAAACTCCAAAAGGTTTTTTTGGAATGGGAGTTTATTTGGGTAATTCCTTAAAACCTGTTAGAGAACTACCTAAAGGTTTTGTTCCTTTTCAAATCAGAACGGTTTTACCTTCTTTGTTAGAGGATTACTCCATACTAAAGTTTAGAGAATTAGATAGAAGTCAAGGGAAAAGTGGGTTTAATTTATCAAGCTATGCAAACGAAGCATTATCTATATTAATTAGATCTGAATATATAAGCAGATATGCCGTGAAATTTATAATTTTGTCAATTTTCTTCCTTTTGTTTGCAGGTAGCTTAATTGTTTTCCTAATAAAGTTATTTATTCCTGGAGCTATTATTCCAGGTTTCACAAGTATAATATTGCTTGTTTTAACATCCTCAATGTTAAACATCATTAGTATTTACTTTATTGCAATAAGATTAGAAAAAATATTATTAATGCCCTCAAATTATTCACCTAGAATAAAAAAAATAAAATAA
- the rfbG gene encoding CDP-glucose 4,6-dehydratase: MVNINLDFWKDKKVIITGHTGFKGSWLLIWLITLGAEVYGISISEGEESNLFNSIKRNISNKFDHKLIDIRDLGKVSNAISQIKPDIIVHMAAQALVQESYKDPITTWSTNLMGTINLLESVSKIKNHCALVCVTTDKVYENKNWCYGYRENDNLGGADPYSASKAAAEIAIKSWRKSYCGENNFEISNLGIATARAGNVIGGGDYAENRLIPDCYRAYVKENIIKVRNPNSIRPWQFVLEPLYGYLLLAERLYLDPKNYSSEYNFGPNNDSNKTVLEVVKHISSCWKVSYAVQQENDFFQEANILNLDVSKSKQVLQWEPIWDFEQSLNKTVNWYKNIKLGGDPYKECLNNINSFQTEN; the protein is encoded by the coding sequence ATGGTAAATATAAACTTAGATTTTTGGAAGGACAAGAAAGTAATCATTACTGGACATACTGGTTTCAAAGGAAGTTGGCTGCTTATTTGGCTTATTACACTTGGTGCTGAAGTTTATGGAATATCTATTTCAGAAGGAGAAGAAAGTAACTTATTTAATTCTATAAAAAGAAATATATCTAATAAATTTGATCATAAATTAATAGACATTAGAGATTTAGGAAAAGTCTCTAACGCTATCTCTCAAATCAAGCCAGATATAATAGTTCATATGGCTGCTCAAGCATTAGTACAAGAAAGTTATAAAGATCCGATAACAACTTGGTCTACAAATCTTATGGGTACCATCAATTTATTAGAAAGCGTTAGCAAAATTAAGAATCATTGCGCTTTAGTTTGCGTCACAACAGACAAAGTTTACGAAAACAAAAATTGGTGTTATGGATATAGAGAGAATGATAACTTAGGTGGTGCAGATCCTTATAGTGCAAGCAAAGCGGCTGCAGAAATAGCTATTAAAAGTTGGAGAAAAAGTTATTGTGGAGAAAATAATTTCGAAATATCTAACCTTGGAATTGCGACAGCAAGAGCAGGAAATGTTATTGGGGGTGGAGACTATGCTGAAAATAGATTAATTCCTGATTGTTATAGAGCATATGTCAAAGAAAATATAATTAAAGTGAGAAATCCTAATTCAATTAGACCATGGCAATTTGTACTTGAACCATTGTACGGTTACCTTTTATTAGCTGAAAGACTGTATCTAGATCCTAAAAACTATTCATCAGAATATAATTTTGGTCCGAATAATGACAGTAACAAGACTGTCTTAGAAGTTGTTAAGCACATATCTTCTTGTTGGAAAGTTAGTTATGCTGTTCAACAGGAAAATGATTTTTTTCAAGAAGCAAATATATTAAATTTAGATGTATCTAAATCAAAACAAGTTCTGCAATGGGAACCTATATGGGACTTTGAACAGTCCTTAAATAAGACAGTAAATTGGTATAAAAATATAAAGTTAGGAGGAGATCCATATAAAGAATGCTTGAATAATATAAATTCTTTTCAAACTGAAAATTAA
- a CDS encoding ABC transporter ATP-binding protein: protein MTSDYWLEAKNINCFKNGYEVVKDLNLKLKYSDNVVLIGPNGSGKSSLLELINRDIYPVIKKNVVFKLFNEELINIWELRKKVSIVNSDLKTRINPKLKVFDLIISGLYGKYCKITDKSKKDYLLVENLINKMSIINLSQKYFSHLSEGEKQIVLIARALVKKPDILILDEPIANLDLKSKFYVIDQINELNKLKTTIFCVTHDISMITEMYNRIIMLKDRTIIADGTQSETMINKNINNLFDINIELRRHKETWHIYRKSKQRLSRK, encoded by the coding sequence GTGACTAGTGATTATTGGCTTGAAGCAAAAAATATTAATTGTTTTAAGAATGGATATGAAGTTGTCAAGGATTTAAATTTAAAACTGAAATATAGTGATAACGTGGTTTTGATTGGACCAAATGGGTCAGGGAAATCATCTTTATTAGAATTAATAAATAGAGATATTTATCCAGTTATTAAAAAAAATGTGGTTTTTAAATTATTTAATGAAGAGCTTATCAATATATGGGAACTTAGAAAAAAAGTTAGTATAGTAAATTCTGATCTTAAGACAAGAATTAACCCTAAGCTAAAAGTTTTTGATTTAATTATTAGTGGTTTATACGGCAAATACTGCAAAATAACTGATAAATCAAAAAAAGATTATTTATTAGTAGAAAACCTGATAAATAAAATGTCCATAATAAATTTATCTCAAAAATATTTTTCTCATTTGTCCGAGGGAGAAAAACAAATTGTACTAATAGCTAGAGCATTAGTAAAAAAACCAGATATTTTAATTTTAGATGAGCCAATTGCTAATTTAGATTTGAAATCAAAATTTTATGTGATAGATCAAATTAATGAATTAAATAAATTAAAAACAACAATATTTTGCGTAACTCACGATATTTCAATGATTACTGAAATGTATAACAGGATCATAATGTTGAAGGACAGAACGATAATTGCAGATGGAACTCAAAGTGAAACTATGATTAATAAAAATATAAATAATTTATTTGATATTAATATTGAACTTAGAAGACATAAAGAAACCTGGCATATTTACAGGAAATCTAAACAACGACTATCAAGAAAATAA